The Methylobacterium currus genome contains a region encoding:
- a CDS encoding DUF817 family protein has product MRSIPDLSCGEGCKPRDPPSCLQPDRVSGRDGAGQRRLSGFLYASVGSYLARVWRLFDFRFTRHPPLRAPVVLSPAIDVNLFTQHVVTDLRLGLSAAAAGLFDPATIHFRVWRVDRRMPLLPGLLLVTLFIGLAETIGTATQGWIYPHQAAGWAAVSPQKFGSWFLLMIISDTLVALVSRPKALATAGATPSAAIGAAIDAGPARPTSPPATAGSLPARSLPASSLSE; this is encoded by the coding sequence TTGCGGAGCATTCCGGACCTTTCGTGTGGGGAGGGGTGCAAGCCTAGAGATCCGCCCTCATGCCTGCAACCTGACCGGGTCTCCGGCCGTGACGGCGCCGGACAGCGCCGCCTCAGCGGCTTCCTGTATGCCAGCGTCGGCTCCTATCTCGCCCGGGTGTGGCGCCTGTTCGATTTCCGCTTCACCCGCCACCCGCCGCTCCGGGCCCCCGTCGTCCTGTCGCCGGCGATCGACGTCAATCTTTTCACCCAGCACGTCGTGACCGACCTGCGCCTCGGGCTGTCCGCGGCCGCCGCCGGCCTGTTCGACCCGGCGACCATCCATTTCCGGGTCTGGCGCGTCGATCGGCGCATGCCGCTGCTGCCGGGCCTGCTCCTCGTCACCCTGTTCATCGGGTTGGCCGAGACGATCGGCACGGCGACGCAGGGGTGGATCTACCCGCATCAGGCGGCAGGCTGGGCGGCGGTGTCGCCGCAGAAATTCGGCTCGTGGTTCCTCCTGATGATCATCTCCGACACGCTGGTCGCCCTGGTGAGCCGGCCGAAGGCGCTCGCCACGGCCGGCGCTACCCCAAGCGCGGCGATTGGCGCGGCCATTGACGCAGGCCCCGCCCGGCCCACTTCCCCGCCAGCGACAGCCGGTTCCCTCCCGGCACGTTCGCTTCCGGCAAGTTCCCTCTCGGAGTGA
- a CDS encoding O-methyltransferase, translated as MTPALARPARLRPIFPAPLQSLLDRLYAEAVQTDPGLRQAARDRGLSHDGQPDFYAAMAEAAMPVTPDFGALLYILARSSGARHVVEFGTSFGLSTLCLAAAMRENGGGRIVTTEFLPEKANRARAHFIEAGLDDLIELRVGDARETLARDLPDPVDLLLLDAAKDAYGDVLRLVEKRFRPGSLVVSDRADLDGDDGGRAADYLATIRDPANGYRMAEIVTSALGLRFSHDLAVHL; from the coding sequence ATGACGCCTGCTCTCGCACGTCCTGCCCGCTTGCGTCCGATCTTCCCCGCACCGCTCCAGTCCCTGCTCGACCGGCTCTATGCCGAGGCCGTCCAGACCGATCCCGGCCTGCGTCAGGCCGCCCGGGACCGCGGGCTGTCGCATGACGGCCAGCCGGACTTCTACGCCGCAATGGCGGAGGCGGCGATGCCGGTGACCCCGGATTTCGGGGCGCTCCTCTACATTCTGGCCCGGAGTTCGGGCGCGCGCCACGTGGTCGAGTTCGGCACATCGTTCGGTCTGTCCACGCTCTGCCTCGCCGCGGCCATGCGGGAGAATGGCGGCGGCCGGATCGTGACGACGGAATTCCTGCCTGAGAAGGCGAACCGGGCGCGGGCGCATTTCATCGAGGCCGGCCTGGACGACCTGATCGAGCTGCGCGTCGGCGACGCGCGCGAGACCCTGGCGCGCGATCTGCCGGACCCGGTGGATCTCCTGCTGCTCGATGCCGCCAAGGATGCCTACGGCGATGTCCTCCGCCTCGTCGAAAAGCGGTTTCGTCCCGGAAGCCTGGTCGTCAGCGACAGGGCGGATCTCGATGGCGACGACGGCGGCCGGGCGGCCGATTACCTCGCGACGATCCGCGACCCGGCCAATGGCTACCGCATGGCGGAGATCGTCACCTCGGCTTTGGGCCTGCGCTTCTCCCACGACCTCGCGGTGCACCTGTGA
- a CDS encoding TetR/AcrR family transcriptional regulator, which translates to MTGPGAAVRWSEPSGTPPGGVTRIFRRDRTLRLPQRKWPVQARACATVDAILDATAQLLESGRPTSTNAIAERAGVSIGTLYQYFDGRDAVVAALSRRLREALAVAVGEAAIRARREPRHAGLRRIVEAALAGDIRRPRLAATLDRLEDELALDADHTVVQAALTASLAGYLAHHGCDAADRADALADDLCAVARALTDAARRRGEAAGDPLVTRITRTLLALSA; encoded by the coding sequence ATGACGGGACCCGGGGCAGCGGTACGGTGGTCCGAGCCTAGCGGCACGCCGCCCGGCGGCGTCACTCGCATTTTCCGCCGGGACCGGACGCTGCGGCTGCCGCAGCGGAAATGGCCGGTTCAGGCCCGCGCCTGCGCCACGGTCGACGCCATCCTGGACGCGACCGCTCAGCTTCTGGAAAGCGGCCGGCCGACCAGCACCAACGCCATCGCCGAGCGGGCGGGGGTCAGCATCGGGACGCTCTACCAGTATTTCGACGGCCGGGACGCGGTGGTGGCCGCCCTCAGCCGGAGGTTGCGCGAGGCGCTGGCCGTCGCGGTCGGCGAGGCGGCGATCCGGGCGCGGCGCGAGCCGCGTCACGCCGGGCTGCGCCGGATCGTCGAGGCCGCCCTCGCCGGCGACATCCGCCGCCCGCGCCTGGCCGCGACCCTCGACCGGCTCGAGGACGAGCTTGCGCTCGACGCGGATCACACCGTGGTCCAGGCCGCCCTGACGGCGAGCCTGGCCGGCTACCTCGCGCATCACGGTTGCGACGCCGCGGACCGCGCGGACGCCCTCGCCGACGACCTCTGCGCCGTCGCGCGCGCCCTGACCGACGCCGCGCGGCGCCGCGGCGAAGCGGCCGGCGACCCGCTCGTCACGCGCATCACCCGGACCCTGCTCGCGCTCTCCGCGTGA
- the scpA gene encoding methylmalonyl-CoA mutase, with translation MTRIPDFSEIAFAPAVAASPAATAAEPWMTPEGIPVKASYGPQDREGLDLAGSYPGIAPFLRGPYPTMYATQPWTIRQYAGFSTAEDSNAFYRRNLAAGQKGLSVAFDLATHRGYDSDHPRVSGDVGMAGVAIDSIYDMRTLFSGIPLDQMTVSMTMNGAVLPVLALYIVAAEEQGVAPEKLAGTIQNDILKEFMVRNTYIYPPAGSMRIISDIFAYTSAHMPKFNSISISGYHMQEAGATQDLELAYTLADGVEYIRAGMSAGLDIDKFAPRLSFFWAIGMNFFMEVAKMRAARLLWASLVKDFSPKSDKSLALRTHSQTSGWSLTAQDVFNNVTRTCLEAMAATQGGTQSLHTNALDEALALPTDFSARIARNTQLFLQQESGTTRIIDPWGGSYYVERLTQDLVARASAHIREVEALGGMAKAIEAGIPKLRIEEAAARTQARIDSGQQVIVGVNRYKPDGDRAIDLLRVDNGNVRTLQIDKLKRLRAERDGQAVEARLAALTEAAKGTGKESGGNLLALAVEAARAKATVGEISEALERAWGRHRAEIRAISGVYKREMGGMSAAVERVRGQVEAFEEADGRRPRILVAKMGQDGHDRGQKVIASAFADLGFDVDIGPLFATPEEAARQAVENDVHIVGVSSLAAGHLTLVPELKRALDEAGRPDVMIVVGGVIPPGDFPALRQAGASAIFPPGTVIAEAAASLIDELNARLGYAPKIAAE, from the coding sequence ATGACCCGCATCCCGGATTTCTCGGAAATCGCCTTCGCGCCGGCCGTGGCCGCCAGCCCCGCCGCGACCGCCGCCGAGCCCTGGATGACCCCCGAGGGGATCCCGGTGAAGGCGTCTTACGGCCCGCAGGACCGGGAGGGGCTGGACCTCGCCGGCTCCTATCCGGGCATCGCGCCGTTCCTGCGCGGTCCCTACCCGACCATGTACGCGACCCAGCCCTGGACGATCCGGCAATATGCCGGCTTCTCCACGGCGGAGGATTCGAACGCCTTCTACCGCCGCAACCTCGCGGCCGGGCAGAAGGGGCTGTCGGTCGCCTTCGACCTCGCCACCCACCGCGGCTACGATTCCGATCACCCGCGGGTGTCGGGCGATGTCGGCATGGCGGGCGTCGCGATCGATTCGATCTACGACATGCGGACGCTGTTCTCCGGCATCCCCCTCGACCAGATGACCGTGTCGATGACGATGAACGGCGCGGTCCTGCCGGTGCTCGCGCTCTACATCGTCGCGGCCGAGGAACAGGGCGTCGCCCCGGAGAAGCTCGCCGGCACGATCCAGAACGACATCCTCAAGGAGTTCATGGTCCGCAACACCTACATCTACCCGCCGGCCGGGTCGATGCGGATCATCTCGGACATCTTCGCCTATACCTCGGCCCATATGCCGAAGTTCAACTCGATCTCGATCTCCGGCTACCACATGCAGGAGGCTGGCGCCACGCAGGATCTTGAGCTGGCCTACACGCTGGCCGACGGCGTCGAGTACATCCGCGCCGGGATGTCGGCGGGGCTCGACATCGACAAGTTCGCCCCGCGCCTGTCGTTCTTCTGGGCGATCGGGATGAACTTCTTCATGGAGGTGGCCAAGATGCGGGCGGCGCGCCTGCTCTGGGCCTCCCTGGTGAAGGATTTCTCGCCGAAATCCGACAAGTCCCTGGCCCTGCGCACCCACTCGCAGACGAGCGGCTGGTCGCTGACAGCGCAGGACGTGTTCAACAACGTCACCCGCACCTGCCTCGAGGCGATGGCGGCGACGCAAGGGGGCACCCAGTCGCTGCACACCAACGCGCTCGACGAGGCGCTGGCGCTCCCCACCGACTTCTCGGCCCGCATCGCCCGCAACACCCAGCTCTTCCTCCAGCAGGAGAGCGGCACGACGCGGATCATCGATCCGTGGGGCGGCTCCTACTACGTCGAGCGGCTGACGCAGGATCTCGTCGCCCGGGCCTCCGCGCATATCCGCGAGGTCGAGGCGCTGGGCGGCATGGCCAAGGCGATCGAGGCCGGCATCCCGAAGCTGCGCATCGAGGAGGCGGCGGCGCGCACCCAGGCGCGGATCGATTCGGGCCAGCAGGTCATCGTCGGCGTCAACCGCTACAAGCCCGACGGCGACCGGGCCATCGACCTGCTGCGGGTCGACAACGGCAACGTCCGCACGCTCCAGATCGACAAGCTCAAGCGCCTGCGCGCCGAGCGAGACGGGCAGGCGGTCGAGGCGCGCCTCGCGGCGCTGACCGAGGCCGCCAAAGGTACCGGCAAAGAGAGTGGCGGCAACCTGCTCGCGCTCGCCGTCGAGGCGGCGCGGGCCAAGGCCACGGTCGGCGAGATCTCGGAGGCGCTGGAGCGGGCCTGGGGCCGGCACCGGGCCGAGATCCGGGCGATCTCGGGCGTCTACAAGCGGGAGATGGGCGGCATGTCGGCGGCGGTCGAGCGGGTGCGCGGGCAGGTCGAGGCCTTCGAGGAGGCGGATGGGCGCCGCCCCCGCATCCTCGTCGCCAAGATGGGCCAGGACGGCCACGATCGCGGCCAGAAGGTGATCGCCTCCGCCTTCGCCGATCTCGGCTTCGACGTCGATATCGGCCCGCTCTTCGCCACCCCCGAGGAGGCGGCCCGCCAGGCGGTGGAGAACGACGTCCACATCGTCGGCGTCTCGTCGCTGGCCGCCGGGCACCTGACCCTGGTGCCGGAGCTGAAGCGGGCACTGGACGAGGCCGGCCGGCCCGACGTGATGATCGTGGTCGGCGGCGTGATCCCGCCGGGCGACTTCCCGGCCCTGCGTCAGGCCGGCGCCTCGGCGATCTTCCCGCCCGGCACCGTCATCGCGGAGGCCGCCGCCTCGCTGATCGACGAGCTGAACGCGCGGCTCGGCTACGCGCCCAAGATCGCCGCGGAGTGA
- a CDS encoding M23 family metallopeptidase, producing MSAFVDAPSLSGSAAASRPPRQALNLRWLAGSLLTGITGAGLIGVALYLAAADGVVATPPERALPPHGEGGAGDVARKGDRLVRDEMIVAAKTAFKAPMTERAGEREVIRVHAYVQIATELPLRAPDVPVPPFDPLRSARVEAPAAPEGDSDPAETAVTLVRSPLAEAALEDDAPALTDDEVNALVAETQALAGGTLPPAFPAERLLSRALRPAALPDDPGLEARFRNIEVRILPENLTAIAETGTGGDGARLVEERDLVLAKDQSLADLLKRNGAEPARLAALMGALSVHARDDLAEGQHVRLLIAPEGDGHTPERRGIARVTLYGEDGIQEIVAANDRGGFVSVAPPRPGTARDDDDEAGVTLYESLYGTALKNGVPRPIIEEMVMALATSTDLQQRTTPGDRAELFFTEDEDARPELLYVALRIHDETLGLYRYRVPGSSEVDYLDPNGRSSQKFLMRRPVAEGRISSPFGARLHPILGYYRPHNGVDWAATRGTPIMATGDGTIVSAGARSGYGNRVEIQHANGYTTAYNHMARIARGIAPGARVRLGQVIGAVGTTGLSTGPHVHYEVAINGRFVDPMKIRLPSARELTGQSLAAFRQAEEQIDALRQKHGGKTVAERM from the coding sequence TTGTCCGCTTTCGTCGACGCGCCTTCCCTCTCCGGCTCCGCCGCCGCGTCGCGGCCGCCGCGGCAGGCCCTCAACCTGCGCTGGCTCGCCGGCAGCCTCCTCACCGGCATCACCGGCGCCGGCCTGATCGGTGTCGCGCTCTACCTCGCCGCTGCCGACGGCGTGGTGGCGACGCCGCCGGAGCGGGCGCTGCCGCCCCACGGCGAGGGCGGGGCCGGCGACGTCGCCCGCAAGGGCGACCGGCTGGTGCGCGACGAGATGATCGTGGCGGCCAAGACCGCCTTCAAGGCGCCGATGACCGAGCGCGCCGGCGAGCGCGAGGTGATCCGCGTCCACGCCTACGTGCAGATCGCCACGGAACTGCCGCTGCGCGCCCCCGACGTGCCGGTGCCGCCCTTCGATCCCTTGCGCAGCGCCCGGGTCGAGGCGCCGGCCGCCCCCGAGGGCGATTCGGACCCGGCCGAGACTGCCGTGACCCTGGTGCGCAGCCCGCTGGCCGAGGCCGCGCTGGAGGACGACGCCCCGGCCCTCACCGACGACGAGGTGAACGCCCTGGTGGCCGAGACCCAGGCGCTCGCCGGCGGGACGCTGCCGCCGGCCTTCCCGGCCGAGCGCCTGCTCTCCCGCGCCCTGCGGCCGGCCGCGCTGCCGGACGATCCCGGGCTGGAGGCGCGCTTTCGCAACATCGAGGTCCGGATCCTGCCGGAGAACCTGACCGCGATCGCCGAGACCGGCACCGGAGGGGACGGCGCGCGGCTGGTCGAGGAGCGCGACCTCGTACTCGCCAAGGACCAGAGCCTCGCGGACCTCCTCAAGCGCAACGGCGCCGAGCCGGCGCGGCTCGCCGCCCTGATGGGGGCCTTGAGCGTCCACGCGCGCGACGACCTGGCGGAAGGCCAGCACGTCCGCCTCCTCATCGCGCCCGAAGGCGACGGCCACACCCCCGAGCGCCGCGGCATCGCCCGGGTGACCCTCTACGGCGAGGACGGCATCCAGGAGATCGTGGCGGCCAACGACCGCGGCGGCTTCGTCTCGGTGGCCCCGCCCCGGCCGGGCACCGCGCGGGACGACGACGACGAGGCCGGCGTCACCCTCTACGAGAGCCTCTACGGCACCGCGCTCAAGAACGGCGTGCCGCGCCCGATCATCGAGGAGATGGTCATGGCGCTTGCGACAAGCACCGACCTGCAGCAGCGCACCACCCCGGGCGACCGGGCCGAGCTGTTCTTCACCGAGGACGAGGATGCCCGGCCGGAACTGCTCTATGTGGCCTTGCGCATCCACGACGAGACCCTGGGCCTCTACCGCTACCGGGTCCCCGGATCGAGCGAGGTCGACTACCTCGACCCCAACGGCCGCTCGAGCCAGAAATTCCTGATGCGCCGCCCGGTGGCCGAGGGGCGGATCTCGTCGCCCTTCGGCGCCCGCCTGCACCCGATCCTCGGCTATTACCGGCCCCATAACGGCGTCGACTGGGCGGCGACCCGCGGCACGCCGATCATGGCGACCGGCGACGGCACCATCGTGTCGGCGGGCGCGCGCTCGGGCTACGGCAACCGGGTCGAGATCCAGCACGCCAACGGCTACACCACCGCCTACAACCACATGGCCCGGATCGCCCGCGGCATCGCGCCGGGCGCCCGGGTGCGCCTCGGCCAGGTGATCGGCGCGGTGGGCACCACCGGCCTCTCGACCGGCCCCCATGTCCATTACGAGGTCGCGATCAACGGCCGCTTCGTCGACCCGATGAAGATCCGCCTGCCGAGCGCCCGCGAACTCACCGGACAGAGCCTCGCCGCCTTCCGGCAGGCGGAGGAGCAGATCGACGCGCTGCGCCAGAAGCATGGGGGGAAGACGGTGGCGGAGCGGATGTAA
- a CDS encoding Uma2 family endonuclease → MTIHVTPGSPLPRRFTAGDLRLMLAAGILREDERVELLDGELVEMAAKGFAQDVVKNALVRRLVPLLPEAAYLGIESTLQLGPGLLLEPDLLLAPMSARSATPEGFCTIPGPEILLVIEVAASSLAYDRGRKAALYARHGVREYWVIDAQEREAWVHRGPAEGLYRDPAELSRDSVLRPEAEELAMIMAPLAELG, encoded by the coding sequence ATGACCATTCACGTCACGCCCGGCAGCCCGCTCCCTCGCCGCTTCACGGCCGGCGACCTGCGGCTGATGCTGGCCGCCGGGATCCTGCGCGAGGACGAGCGGGTCGAACTCCTGGACGGGGAACTGGTCGAGATGGCCGCGAAGGGCTTCGCGCAGGATGTCGTGAAGAACGCCTTGGTGCGCCGTCTTGTCCCGCTTCTTCCGGAGGCTGCTTATCTCGGCATCGAGAGCACGCTTCAGCTCGGGCCGGGCCTGCTGCTGGAGCCGGATCTTCTCCTCGCCCCGATGAGCGCCCGCAGCGCCACGCCGGAAGGGTTCTGCACCATTCCGGGACCGGAGATCCTTCTGGTGATCGAGGTCGCGGCGTCGAGCCTCGCCTATGACCGGGGCCGCAAGGCTGCGCTCTACGCGCGGCACGGTGTCCGGGAGTACTGGGTGATCGACGCGCAGGAGCGGGAGGCTTGGGTGCACCGGGGGCCGGCGGAAGGCCTTTATCGCGATCCGGCGGAGCTGTCGCGGGACTCGGTTCTGCGGCCCGAGGCGGAAGAGTTGGCAATGATCATGGCGCCACTCGCTGAACTCGGCTGA
- a CDS encoding (2Fe-2S)-binding protein has protein sequence MIRLNVNGSVREVEAEPDTPLLWVIREQVGLTGTKYGCGIAQCGACTVHIDGQAVRSCSLPVSAVEPGQTIVTIEGLSPDRSHPVQKAWAALDVPQCGFCQSGMIMAAAALLAQKPKPSEAEIRQEITNICRCGTYNRVLAGINLAAQGGETGRG, from the coding sequence ATGATACGCCTGAACGTGAACGGCTCCGTGCGCGAGGTCGAGGCGGAGCCCGACACGCCGCTGCTCTGGGTGATCCGCGAGCAGGTCGGCCTCACCGGCACCAAGTATGGCTGCGGCATCGCCCAGTGCGGCGCCTGCACGGTCCATATCGACGGGCAGGCGGTGCGCTCCTGCTCGCTTCCCGTCTCGGCGGTCGAGCCCGGGCAGACGATCGTCACCATCGAGGGCCTGAGCCCCGACCGCTCGCACCCGGTGCAGAAGGCCTGGGCCGCGCTCGACGTGCCGCAATGCGGCTTCTGCCAGTCCGGCATGATCATGGCCGCCGCCGCCCTGCTGGCGCAGAAGCCCAAGCCCAGCGAGGCGGAGATCCGCCAGGAAATCACCAATATCTGCCGCTGCGGCACCTATAACCGGGTGCTCGCCGGCATCAACCTCGCCGCCCAGGGCGGCGAGACCGGCCGCGGCTGA
- a CDS encoding xanthine dehydrogenase family protein molybdopterin-binding subunit, with translation MTHTVSPALSRRFFLAGSAAAAGGLALGFDLPGAAAASQATPPEINAWVVVRTDETVVIRIARSEMGQGTLTGLAQLVAEELGCDWNRVTTEYPTPGQNLARGRAWGDFSTGGSRGIRESYVAVRQGGAAARTMLVAAAAQEWNVPPGECRVERGTISHPGSGRSTTFGKVAAAAGRMEPPKDVPLRDPKDWTIAGKPVKRLDTVEKTDGSQVYGIDLTLPGMLNAAIRDCPVVGGTVKSVDAPAVEKMPGVRKVVRVGDSAVAVVADTFWRAKTAVEALPIVWDEGPNARVSSETIAAMLKEGLDAPEAFVGNKAGDASAALKGAAKVVEATYAYPFQNHATMEPMNATARWTPDRCEVWTPTQNGEAALAAAAEAAGLSARQCDVTKIHLGGGFGRRGATHDWVRQAVLIAKELPGTPVKLIWTREEDMTHGRYHPVTQCRMRAALDQDGNLTGLHMRISGQSILAGIIPGRLAPDGKDPVTFQGLNPGGAEAAIGYTIPNLLIDHAMRNPPIIPGFWRGVNTNPNAIYLECFLDEVAHAAGQDPLAFRRKLMAKHPKHLAVLNAVAERIGWDTKPPAGVHRGLAQIMGFGSYVAAAAEVSVGDDGRIKVHRIVAATDPGIAVNPQQIEAQVAGSFVYGLSAALYGECTVKDGRIEQTNFDSYPVLRLDEMPAVEAILMPSGGFIGGVGEPTIAVAAPAVLNAVFAATGKRVRQIPASRTDLKRA, from the coding sequence ATGACCCATACCGTCTCCCCCGCCTTGTCGCGCCGCTTCTTCCTCGCGGGCTCCGCCGCCGCGGCCGGTGGCCTGGCGCTCGGCTTCGACCTGCCCGGCGCCGCGGCCGCCTCCCAGGCGACGCCCCCCGAGATCAACGCCTGGGTGGTGGTGCGCACGGACGAGACCGTGGTGATCCGCATCGCCCGCTCGGAGATGGGCCAGGGCACGCTGACCGGGCTCGCCCAGCTCGTCGCCGAGGAGCTGGGCTGCGACTGGAACAGGGTCACCACCGAGTACCCGACCCCGGGCCAGAACCTCGCCCGCGGCCGCGCCTGGGGCGATTTCTCGACCGGCGGCAGCCGCGGCATCCGCGAATCCTACGTCGCGGTCCGCCAGGGCGGGGCCGCCGCCCGCACGATGCTGGTCGCGGCGGCAGCGCAGGAATGGAACGTGCCGCCCGGCGAGTGCCGGGTCGAGCGGGGCACGATCAGCCATCCGGGCTCCGGCCGCTCCACCACCTTCGGCAAGGTCGCTGCCGCCGCCGGCCGGATGGAGCCGCCGAAGGACGTCCCCCTCCGGGATCCGAAGGACTGGACCATCGCCGGCAAGCCGGTGAAGCGCCTCGACACCGTCGAGAAGACCGACGGCTCTCAGGTCTACGGCATCGACCTGACGCTGCCGGGGATGCTCAACGCCGCGATCCGCGACTGCCCGGTGGTCGGCGGCACCGTGAAGAGCGTCGATGCGCCGGCGGTGGAAAAGATGCCCGGCGTGCGCAAGGTGGTGCGGGTCGGCGACAGCGCCGTGGCCGTCGTCGCCGACACGTTCTGGCGCGCCAAGACCGCCGTCGAGGCCCTGCCGATCGTCTGGGACGAGGGCCCGAACGCTCGCGTGTCGAGCGAGACGATCGCCGCGATGCTGAAGGAGGGCCTGGACGCGCCGGAGGCCTTCGTCGGCAACAAGGCCGGGGACGCCTCGGCCGCGCTCAAGGGCGCCGCCAAGGTCGTCGAGGCGACCTATGCCTACCCGTTCCAGAACCACGCCACCATGGAGCCGATGAACGCCACGGCGCGCTGGACGCCGGATCGCTGCGAGGTCTGGACCCCGACCCAGAACGGCGAAGCGGCGCTCGCCGCCGCGGCGGAGGCCGCCGGGCTCTCGGCGCGCCAATGCGACGTCACCAAGATCCATCTCGGCGGCGGCTTCGGCCGGCGCGGCGCCACCCATGACTGGGTGCGCCAGGCGGTACTGATCGCGAAGGAACTCCCCGGGACCCCGGTCAAGCTGATCTGGACCCGCGAGGAGGACATGACCCATGGCCGCTACCACCCGGTGACCCAGTGCCGGATGCGGGCGGCGCTGGACCAGGACGGCAACCTCACCGGCCTGCACATGCGGATCTCCGGCCAGTCGATCCTCGCCGGCATCATCCCGGGACGGCTCGCGCCCGACGGCAAGGACCCGGTGACCTTCCAGGGCCTCAATCCCGGCGGGGCGGAGGCGGCGATCGGCTACACGATCCCGAACCTCCTCATCGACCACGCGATGCGCAACCCGCCGATCATCCCGGGCTTCTGGCGCGGGGTGAATACCAACCCCAATGCGATCTACCTCGAATGCTTCCTCGACGAGGTGGCGCATGCGGCAGGCCAGGATCCGCTCGCCTTCCGGCGCAAGCTGATGGCGAAGCACCCCAAGCACCTCGCCGTCCTGAACGCGGTGGCGGAGCGGATCGGCTGGGACACCAAGCCGCCGGCCGGCGTGCACCGGGGGCTCGCCCAGATCATGGGCTTCGGCAGCTACGTGGCAGCGGCGGCCGAGGTCTCGGTCGGCGACGACGGCAGGATCAAGGTCCACCGCATCGTCGCCGCCACCGATCCGGGCATCGCGGTCAATCCGCAGCAGATCGAGGCGCAGGTCGCCGGCTCCTTCGTCTACGGGCTGTCGGCGGCGCTCTACGGCGAGTGCACGGTGAAGGACGGGCGCATCGAGCAGACCAACTTCGATTCCTACCCGGTCCTGCGCCTCGACGAGATGCCGGCGGTGGAGGCGATCCTGATGCCCTCGGGTGGCTTCATCGGCGGCGTGGGCGAGCCGACGATCGCCGTGGCGGCGCCCGCCGTGCTCAACGCGGTCTTCGCCGCCACCGGCAAGCGAGTGCGCCAGATCCCGGCGAGCCGCACGGACCTGAAGCGCGCGTGA
- a CDS encoding c-type cytochrome — MRFFPLLLLLAGQAAAFPAAASPPGASSCSGCHGPPGGAVPSLAGHSAEDIAASLAAFRTGARPATVMNRIAKGFSDQESRAIADWIAGGGQ; from the coding sequence GTGAGGTTTTTTCCTCTGCTCCTGCTGCTCGCGGGCCAAGCGGCCGCCTTTCCGGCGGCGGCTTCGCCGCCAGGCGCCTCGTCCTGCTCGGGGTGCCACGGCCCCCCGGGCGGGGCGGTGCCGAGCCTCGCCGGCCACTCGGCCGAGGACATCGCGGCCTCGCTCGCCGCCTTCCGGACCGGCGCCCGCCCGGCGACGGTGATGAACCGCATCGCCAAGGGGTTTTCGGACCAGGAGAGCCGGGCGATCGCCGACTGGATCGCGGGAGGGGGCCAGTGA